The sequence TGGAACGGGCATGCGGATCAGTGAGGGTTTGCAACTGCGGGTCAAGGATCTGGATTTCGATCACGGCACGATCATCGTGCGGGAGGGCAAGGGCTCCAAGGATCGGGCCTTGATGTTACCCGAGAGCTTGGCACCCAGCCTGCGCGAGCAGCTGTCGCGTGCACGGGCATGGTGGCTGAAGGACCAGGCCGAGGGCCGCAGCGGCGTTGCGCTTCCCGACGCCCTTGAGCGGAAGTATCCGCGCGCCGGGCATTCCTGGCCGTGGTTCTGGGTTTTTGCGCAGCACACGCATTCGACCGATCCACGGAGCGGTGTCGTGCGTCGCCATCACATGTATGACCAGACCTTTCAGCGCGCCTTCAAACGTGCCGTAGAACAAGCAGGCATCACGAAGCCCGCCACACCGCACACCCTCCGCCACTCGTTCGCGACGGCCTTGCTCCGCAGCGGTTACGACATTCGAACCGTGCAGGATCTGCTCGGCCATTCCGACGTCTCTACGACGATGATTTACACGCATGTGCTGAAAGTTGGCGGTGCCGGAGTGCGCTCACCGCTTGATGCGCTGCCGCCCCTCACTAGTGAGAGGTAGGGCAGCGCAAGTCAATCCTGGCGGATTCACTACCCCTGCGCGAAGGCCATCGGTGCCGCATCGAACGGCCGGTTGCGGAAAGGGCACTGTTGCAAAGTTAGCGATGAGGCAGCCTTTTGTCTTATTCAAAGGCCTTACATTTCAAAAACTCTGCTTACCAGGCGCATTTCGCCCAGGGGATCACCATAATAAAATGCTGAGGCCTGGCCTTTGCGTAGTGCACGCATCACCTCAATACCTTTGATGGTGGCGTAAGCCGTCTTCATGGATTTAAATCCCAGCGTGGCGCCGATTATCCGTTTCAGTTTGCCATGATCGCATTCAATCACGTTGTTCCGGTACTTAATCTGTCGGTGTTCAACGTCAGACGGGCACCGGCCTTCGCGTTTGAGCAGAGCAAGCGCGCGACCATAGGCGGGCGCTTTATCCGTGTTGATGAATCGCGGGATCTGCCACTTCTTCACGTTGTTGAGGATT comes from Providencia huaxiensis and encodes:
- the intI1 gene encoding class 1 integron integrase IntI1, with the translated sequence MKTATAPLPPLRSVKVLDQLRERIRYLHYSLPTEQAYVNWVRAFIRFHGVRHPATLGSSEVEAFLSWLANERKVSVSTHRQALAALLFFYGKVLCTDLPWLQEIGRPRPSRRLPVVLTPDEVVRILGFLEGEHRLFAQLLYGTGMRISEGLQLRVKDLDFDHGTIIVREGKGSKDRALMLPESLAPSLREQLSRARAWWLKDQAEGRSGVALPDALERKYPRAGHSWPWFWVFAQHTHSTDPRSGVVRRHHMYDQTFQRAFKRAVEQAGITKPATPHTLRHSFATALLRSGYDIRTVQDLLGHSDVSTTMIYTHVLKVGGAGVRSPLDALPPLTSER